One genomic segment of Protaetiibacter intestinalis includes these proteins:
- a CDS encoding RNA polymerase sigma factor, with translation MVRDDRIRTLVDANAADLLGYLSRRVTPREDAADLLGETLLTAWRRRRDLPDEPENARMWLYGVARRVLANHRRGVRRRRALADRLGVEVAGFVATHPDPAEGQEVRDAVAALPEELRELVMLVHWDGFGVGEAADLLELNASTARTRYQRARQLLAEALAPVVS, from the coding sequence ATGGTGCGCGACGACCGCATCCGCACCCTCGTCGACGCGAACGCGGCCGACCTGCTCGGCTACCTGAGCAGGCGCGTGACGCCGCGGGAGGACGCCGCCGACCTGCTCGGCGAGACGCTGCTGACCGCCTGGCGACGCCGGCGGGACCTGCCGGACGAGCCCGAGAACGCCCGCATGTGGCTGTACGGGGTGGCCCGCCGGGTGCTCGCCAACCACCGCCGCGGTGTGCGCCGCCGGCGCGCGCTCGCCGACCGGCTGGGCGTCGAGGTCGCCGGCTTCGTCGCCACCCACCCCGACCCCGCCGAGGGTCAGGAGGTGCGGGATGCCGTGGCCGCGCTGCCCGAGGAGCTGCGCGAGCTCGTGATGCTCGTGCACTGGGACGGCTTCGGCGTGGGCGAGGCGGCCGATCTGCTCGAGCTCAACGCCTCCACGGCGCGCACCCGCTACCAGCGGGCACGGCAGCTGCTCGCCGAGGCGCTCGCGCCCGTGGTCTCCTAG